A genomic segment from Octopus sinensis linkage group LG4, ASM634580v1, whole genome shotgun sequence encodes:
- the LOC115210875 gene encoding uncharacterized protein LOC115210875 isoform X3, whose product MENISSSIETNTMTDVDVNSHLQDFIASGRTGRRNALTNIIQDGLSKVSTGDLPYELEKLKCTDDDQPPRMDTTSIASTSGSNADSASISSASSSST is encoded by the exons AAATATTTCAAGTTCAATTGAAACAAATACCATGACAGATGTAGATGTTAACTCTCATCTCCAGGACTTCATAGCAAGTGGACGTACTGGACGGCGGAATGCCCTGACTAACATCATACAAGATGGACTTTCAAAAGTCAGCACAGGTGATCTACCTTACGAACTAGAAAAGTTAAAGTGCACAG ATGATGACCAACCACCAAGAATGGACACTACGAGCATTGCATCAACAAGTGGAAGCAACGCAGATTCAGCAtcaatatcatcagcatcatcatcatcaacataa